A stretch of Lathyrus oleraceus cultivar Zhongwan6 chromosome 6, CAAS_Psat_ZW6_1.0, whole genome shotgun sequence DNA encodes these proteins:
- the LOC127095017 gene encoding tyrosine-protein phosphatase DSP5 yields the protein MTGLDADMEQRYLCPEPYPEDNLEFLKSQNIRLFQFGIEGKTEVSLPILSDSIMEALKILLDVRNHPVLIHCKRGKHRTGCVVGCFRKMQNWCLSSVFEEYQRYAGAKSRTTDLTFIEMFDIINLRKCLYSIIYQYQGASKKHRLMYQGETTQKPPRLTSF from the exons ATGACagggctagatgccgacatggaacAAAG ATACTTGTGTCCTGAACCCTATCCGGAGGATAATTTGGAGTTTCTTAAATCACAGAATATTCGTCTATTTCAATTTGGAATTGAGGGGAAAACG GAAGTTTCTTTACCTATTCTTAGTGATTCTATTATGGAGGCTTTGAAAATTTtacttg ATGTGAGAAATCACCCTGTTTTGATTCATTGCAAACGAGGAAAG CATAGAACAGGTTGTGTAGTTGGTTGCTTCAGAAAGATGCAGAACTGGTGTCTGTCTTCTGTGTTTGAGGAGTACCAGCGCTATGCTGGTGCTAAATCCAGGACAACGGATTTAACATTTATAGAGATGTTTGACATCATAAATCTTAGGAAGTGCCTCTACAGCATCATCTACCAGTATCAAGGTGCTTCAAAGAAGCACAGATTGATGTATCAAGGCGAGACTACGCAGAAGCCACCCCGTTTGACATCGTTTTAG